TCTGGAGTTACAGCCGTAAGAGCCTGTCCATTTCCTTCATAAAGTATGACGTACACCGGTTTGTCGGATTGCACTAAGTATATATTATTTGGACGGGCTCTTTCGAGCGATGACTCCCCAAGCATCAGAGGAGACGCTACCTCGGATCCACCACCGGATAGTCGAAGAGTAGTCTTGTCGGATATTGCAAAGATTTGATAAACGCTGTCTTCAGAAGACGCATACGTTGTCACCACGAACCTCTGGCCCCACTGGTCGGTTGGTAGTAGTTGGTGAGGCTGCCTGCACAAGGTTGTACCTGGCATATTCGGGTCGCAGTGATCCCCGACAATAACAGAAACCGGGTTATCAGAGACAATTAAGGTTCCTGTCAAGTCACCATCACTCCGAAGAATAAGCGATTCGAATCTCTGAAGGTTTACATGAAATTCATCCCCTTTATTGTATCGCATCCCGTCAAGCTCTACAAATGAACTTGGAACGATGCTTAGATCTGATCGACTTCCTGCGGCCGTAATGATCAGTTCCGTCGGTGACGCCGCGTTTCCAGGATCCACGACAAAGTACGGTGTACCTAGCATCGATGTCGGCAAGGAAAGGAACGCTGTTGGCATGTTGGGCATCAAGTGCTCCTGATGCATGCGGACAGCGATTGGTTCATCAGATACAACGTGAAGCGCACTTGTCTGGGTACCGACCTCCTTAGCAGATAATCTGCAGTTCAAGAGGACGGGTATGGTGCATCCCTCTCCAACGGAGAAGTGCAATGATTTATCTTGCCCTGGGACGGTCAAGTTGATGCTTGCTGAGGAATCCACACCTGATATGTATAGCTTAGGATTCTCATCATACACCACATCCTCACCATACGTAGTATAGAAAGCAGGGATGACAAAGTCTCGACCAGCCGTGCCTGGGATAGAGGCTTGGATATCTAGGAAAAATGAACGATGATGAGGCAATTAaaaatacactactcaaaaaaagttaaggaccactttttaaaacgtacataaagattttatacaaggtgttttatttctggaaatacctcagtacaactgtcctaaatgtccttaaacacgctgtaatcaatttcacgcatgggtggtttcagttgttgcacaatgtctctcgcatcactgcacatcctgaaaagtgggccccgaggggtatcagctaccgacatgaagtggtaaaaacgaatgtctgagtgtctttcaggcagttcagtaacgagtgtgaccacctcctgcagcaataacggcttcacagcgctgtctcatggagctgatgaggcgattgatgtctctgacgtccagtgcatcccatgcagcctccagagccacacccagctgctgcagtccaagtggatgggcttcgagctggtcgagactcctccccatcatgtcccagacgtgctctatcgggtttaagtccggggacctcgctggccactccatacgctcaatcccctggccctcaaggaactcggtcaccaccctagctcggtgggcacgggcattgtcatccatgaaaatgatgttttgtcccacattttctgcaaatggcaccactataggttcaaggacctcatccctgtacctcactcctgtcattgctccccctgggaccacgtagagacgagtacggttggcgtaggtgatgcctccccacaccatgacgctgcctcccccataacggtcatgttctgcaatacaggggtctgcaaatctctctcctggtcgcctccagactctcgaacgtccatcattgtggtcaagggaaaatctgctctcatctgtgaacagaactctacgccattgctgtctggtccatctgacatgctcccgggcccagttgagacgaattcttctgtgagcaggggtgagtggg
This genomic interval from Lytechinus pictus isolate F3 Inbred chromosome 3, Lp3.0, whole genome shotgun sequence contains the following:
- the LOC129255822 gene encoding IgGFc-binding protein-like; protein product: MDRCVLLYFIVFGLVRDIQASIPGTAGRDFVIPAFYTTYGEDVVYDENPKLYISGVDSSASINLTVPGQDKSLHFSVGEGCTIPVLLNCRLSAKEVGTQTSALHVVSDEPIAVRMHQEHLMPNMPTAFLSLPTSMLGTPYFVVDPGNAASPTELIITAAGSRSDLSIVPSSFVELDGMRYNKGDEFHVNLQRFESLILRSDGDLTGTLIVSDNPVSVIVGDHCDPNMPGTTLCRQPHQLLPTDQWGQRFVVTTYASSEDSVYQIFAISDKTTLRLSGGGSEVASPLMLGESSLERARPNNIYLVQSDKPVYVILYEGNGQALTAVTPDSHRVTGSILVPSITSSNRNGQSHLLITVDCVNTEGFHLDLEELPSSKYIVRASDRVDCVIRTPVDSGNHVLHHESPDVGYSVTVHVTDDEMSYAYPVGFSENSNPDSNRDSQQDYPPVTMFGNRPKGKNGVKLTWQKPSSWPGQPKGYRIQIKSARDPGFCKCRNVIIHNPHRTNYWLRNLSVGERYFVGIRPFGTSGSGSATMQVIRRTV